The following are encoded together in the Nymphalis io chromosome 26, ilAglIoxx1.1, whole genome shotgun sequence genome:
- the LOC126778486 gene encoding uncharacterized protein LOC126778486 isoform X9 — MVNIVIAGLPKNVKVPKFISFLEKAIFEDGVKARLINTTLIGSLKSITLNMRSNDARKARRYLDGLAYPYAGKEYHLECWSEDVKTYANPRDRAQGDNNKALPSNGTYSHSPEHAKSSYGIKEELERIDLRIDLLKKQRLLMAEENKLLLEKKKLEILQNIGPKDFERLANYEKACCRNDPAEITQLMVHSIPKTRKKNTNKLPNFNTPCKVILSEMKDVLSEYVNEENHDMLMSLIYSAIRKRIVIVLGGKTFMPAADIVHLYRIWYPCHTDTDLLHELTNTISQSCWPKQQSENAENNDESVEEYAEYAVESDNVTNETNKKMETNEEMKANEEVKTNEEVKTNEEVKTNEEVKTDEEVKTDEEVKTDEGVKTDEGVKTDEGVKKNEGVKTNEEVETNEEVETNEDVEMTKESETKDETDISKGPTINESGVNTSVNEIPLNKLTNIDDFVDMENDLDEWGEEDNSKKEVEEKDLSEVK, encoded by the exons ATGGTCAACATAGTAATTGCTGGACTGCCTAAAAAT GTAAAAGTACCTAAATTCATATCATTTCTGGAAAAAGCAATATTTGAGGATGGCGTTAAAGcaagattaataaatacaacacTTATTGGATCTTTAAAGTCTATAACATTGAATATGAGATCGAACGATGCACGCAAAGCTCGCAGATATTTAGATGGCTTAGCATATCCATACGCTGGGAAAGAGTATCATCTTGAATGTTGGAGTGAAGATGTTAAAACCTATGCAAATCCGAGAGACAGAGCGCAAGGTGACAACAACAAAGCATTACCATCCAATGGAACGTACTCCCATAGCCCTGAACATGCAAAAAGTTCTTATGGGATTAAGGAAGAATTGGAAAGGATTGAT CTCAGAATCGATTTACTTAAGAAACAGAGGCTATTGATGGCAGAGGAAAATAAACTGCTTCTTGAGAAAAAGAAATTAGAAATTTTGCAg AATATTGGCCCAAAGGATTTTGAACGTTTGGCTAATTATGAAAAAGCCTGTTGCCGTAACGATCCGGCCGAAATCACTCAACTTATGGTGCATTCAATACCAAAAACAAGGAAAAAGAATACGAACAAGCTACCGAATTTTAATACACCCTGCAAGGTAATTTTGTCTGAGATGAAAGATGTGCTTAGTGAATATGTCAACGAGGAGAACCATGACATGTTGATGTCGCTAATATATTCAGCAATCAGGAAGCGAATAGTGATCGTCCTAGGAGGCAAAACATTCATGCCAGCAGCGGATATTGTACATTTGTATAGAATATGGTATCCATGCCACACGGATACAGATCTGCTCCATGAATTGACAAACACGATTAGCCAGAGCTGTTGGCCTAAACAACAATCTGAGAATGCAGAAAACAATGATGAAAGCGTTGAAGAATATGCAG AGTATGCTGTTGAATCAGATAATGTgacaaatgaaacaaataaaaagatgGAAACAAATGAAGAGATGAAAGCAAATGAAGAGGTGAAAACAAATGAAGAGGTGAAAACAAATGAAGAGGTGAAAACAAATGAAGAG GTGAAAACAGATGAAGAGGTGAAAACAGATGAAGAGGTGAAAACAGATGAAGGGGTGAAAACAGATGAAGGGGTGAAAACAGATGAAGGGGTGAAAAAAAATGAAGGGGTAAAAACAAATGAAGAGGTAGAAACAAATGAAGAGGTGGAAACAAATGAAGACGTAGAAATGACTAAAGAGTCCGAAACAAAGGATGAGACAGATATAAGCAAAGGGCCGACAATAAATGAAAGTGGAGTAAACACTTCGGTCAATGAAAttccattaaataaattgacaaatattGATGATTTTGTTGATATGGAAAATGATTTGGACGAATGGGGGGAGGAAGATAATTCGAAG aagGAAGTGGAAGAAAAAGATTTAtcagaagtaaaataa
- the LOC126778486 gene encoding uncharacterized protein LOC126778486 isoform X13: MVNIVIAGLPKNVKVPKFISFLEKAIFEDGVKARLINTTLIGSLKSITLNMRSNDARKARRYLDGLAYPYAGKEYHLECWSEDVKTYANPRDRAQGDNNKALPSNGTYSHSPEHAKSSYGIKEELERIDLRIDLLKKQRLLMAEENKLLLEKKKLEILQNIGPKDFERLANYEKACCRNDPAEITQLMVHSIPKTRKKNTNKLPNFNTPCKVILSEMKDVLSEYVNEENHDMLMSLIYSAIRKRIVIVLGGKTFMPAADIVHLYRIWYPCHTDTDLLHELTNTISQSCWPKQQSENAENNDESVEEYAEYAVESDNVTNETNKKMETNEEMKANEEVKTNEEVKTNEEVKTNEEVKTDEEVKTDEGVKTDEGVKTDEGVKKNEGVKTNEEVETNEEVETNEDVEMTKESETKDETDISKGPTINESGVNTSVNEIPLNKLTNIDDFVDMENDLDEWGEEDNSKKEVEEKDLSEVK; this comes from the exons ATGGTCAACATAGTAATTGCTGGACTGCCTAAAAAT GTAAAAGTACCTAAATTCATATCATTTCTGGAAAAAGCAATATTTGAGGATGGCGTTAAAGcaagattaataaatacaacacTTATTGGATCTTTAAAGTCTATAACATTGAATATGAGATCGAACGATGCACGCAAAGCTCGCAGATATTTAGATGGCTTAGCATATCCATACGCTGGGAAAGAGTATCATCTTGAATGTTGGAGTGAAGATGTTAAAACCTATGCAAATCCGAGAGACAGAGCGCAAGGTGACAACAACAAAGCATTACCATCCAATGGAACGTACTCCCATAGCCCTGAACATGCAAAAAGTTCTTATGGGATTAAGGAAGAATTGGAAAGGATTGAT CTCAGAATCGATTTACTTAAGAAACAGAGGCTATTGATGGCAGAGGAAAATAAACTGCTTCTTGAGAAAAAGAAATTAGAAATTTTGCAg AATATTGGCCCAAAGGATTTTGAACGTTTGGCTAATTATGAAAAAGCCTGTTGCCGTAACGATCCGGCCGAAATCACTCAACTTATGGTGCATTCAATACCAAAAACAAGGAAAAAGAATACGAACAAGCTACCGAATTTTAATACACCCTGCAAGGTAATTTTGTCTGAGATGAAAGATGTGCTTAGTGAATATGTCAACGAGGAGAACCATGACATGTTGATGTCGCTAATATATTCAGCAATCAGGAAGCGAATAGTGATCGTCCTAGGAGGCAAAACATTCATGCCAGCAGCGGATATTGTACATTTGTATAGAATATGGTATCCATGCCACACGGATACAGATCTGCTCCATGAATTGACAAACACGATTAGCCAGAGCTGTTGGCCTAAACAACAATCTGAGAATGCAGAAAACAATGATGAAAGCGTTGAAGAATATGCAG AGTATGCTGTTGAATCAGATAATGTgacaaatgaaacaaataaaaagatgGAAACAAATGAAGAGATGAAAGCAAATGAAGAGGTGAAAACAAATGAAGAGGTGAAAACAAATGAAGAGGTGAAAACAAATGAAGAG GTGAAAACAGATGAAGAGGTGAAAACAGATGAAGGGGTGAAAACAGATGAAGGGGTGAAAACAGATGAAGGGGTGAAAAAAAATGAAGGGGTAAAAACAAATGAAGAGGTAGAAACAAATGAAGAGGTGGAAACAAATGAAGACGTAGAAATGACTAAAGAGTCCGAAACAAAGGATGAGACAGATATAAGCAAAGGGCCGACAATAAATGAAAGTGGAGTAAACACTTCGGTCAATGAAAttccattaaataaattgacaaatattGATGATTTTGTTGATATGGAAAATGATTTGGACGAATGGGGGGAGGAAGATAATTCGAAG aagGAAGTGGAAGAAAAAGATTTAtcagaagtaaaataa
- the LOC126778486 gene encoding uncharacterized protein LOC126778486 isoform X17 → MVNIVIAGLPKNVKVPKFISFLEKAIFEDGVKARLINTTLIGSLKSITLNMRSNDARKARRYLDGLAYPYAGKEYHLECWSEDVKTYANPRDRAQGDNNKALPSNGTYSHSPEHAKSSYGIKEELERIDLRIDLLKKQRLLMAEENKLLLEKKKLEILQNIGPKDFERLANYEKACCRNDPAEITQLMVHSIPKTRKKNTNKLPNFNTPCKVILSEMKDVLSEYVNEENHDMLMSLIYSAIRKRIVIVLGGKTFMPAADIVHLYRIWYPCHTDTDLLHELTNTISQSCWPKQQSENAENNDESVEEYAEYAVESDNVTNETNKKMETNEEMKANEEVKTNEEVKTNEEVKTNEEVKTNEEVETNEEVETNEDVEMTKESETKDETDISKGPTINESGVNTSVNEIPLNKLTNIDDFVDMENDLDEWGEEDNSKKEVEEKDLSEVK, encoded by the exons ATGGTCAACATAGTAATTGCTGGACTGCCTAAAAAT GTAAAAGTACCTAAATTCATATCATTTCTGGAAAAAGCAATATTTGAGGATGGCGTTAAAGcaagattaataaatacaacacTTATTGGATCTTTAAAGTCTATAACATTGAATATGAGATCGAACGATGCACGCAAAGCTCGCAGATATTTAGATGGCTTAGCATATCCATACGCTGGGAAAGAGTATCATCTTGAATGTTGGAGTGAAGATGTTAAAACCTATGCAAATCCGAGAGACAGAGCGCAAGGTGACAACAACAAAGCATTACCATCCAATGGAACGTACTCCCATAGCCCTGAACATGCAAAAAGTTCTTATGGGATTAAGGAAGAATTGGAAAGGATTGAT CTCAGAATCGATTTACTTAAGAAACAGAGGCTATTGATGGCAGAGGAAAATAAACTGCTTCTTGAGAAAAAGAAATTAGAAATTTTGCAg AATATTGGCCCAAAGGATTTTGAACGTTTGGCTAATTATGAAAAAGCCTGTTGCCGTAACGATCCGGCCGAAATCACTCAACTTATGGTGCATTCAATACCAAAAACAAGGAAAAAGAATACGAACAAGCTACCGAATTTTAATACACCCTGCAAGGTAATTTTGTCTGAGATGAAAGATGTGCTTAGTGAATATGTCAACGAGGAGAACCATGACATGTTGATGTCGCTAATATATTCAGCAATCAGGAAGCGAATAGTGATCGTCCTAGGAGGCAAAACATTCATGCCAGCAGCGGATATTGTACATTTGTATAGAATATGGTATCCATGCCACACGGATACAGATCTGCTCCATGAATTGACAAACACGATTAGCCAGAGCTGTTGGCCTAAACAACAATCTGAGAATGCAGAAAACAATGATGAAAGCGTTGAAGAATATGCAG AGTATGCTGTTGAATCAGATAATGTgacaaatgaaacaaataaaaagatgGAAACAAATGAAGAGATGAAAGCAAATGAAGAGGTGAAAACAAATGAAGAGGTGAAAACAAATGAAGAGGTGAAAACAAATGAAGAGGTGAAAACAAATGAAGAG GTAGAAACAAATGAAGAGGTGGAAACAAATGAAGACGTAGAAATGACTAAAGAGTCCGAAACAAAGGATGAGACAGATATAAGCAAAGGGCCGACAATAAATGAAAGTGGAGTAAACACTTCGGTCAATGAAAttccattaaataaattgacaaatattGATGATTTTGTTGATATGGAAAATGATTTGGACGAATGGGGGGAGGAAGATAATTCGAAG aagGAAGTGGAAGAAAAAGATTTAtcagaagtaaaataa
- the LOC126778486 gene encoding uncharacterized protein LOC126778486 isoform X10, with the protein MVNIVIAGLPKNVKVPKFISFLEKAIFEDGVKARLINTTLIGSLKSITLNMRSNDARKARRYLDGLAYPYAGKEYHLECWSEDVKTYANPRDRAQGDNNKALPSNGTYSHSPEHAKSSYGIKEELERIDLRIDLLKKQRLLMAEENKLLLEKKKLEILQNIGPKDFERLANYEKACCRNDPAEITQLMVHSIPKTRKKNTNKLPNFNTPCKVILSEMKDVLSEYVNEENHDMLMSLIYSAIRKRIVIVLGGKTFMPAADIVHLYRIWYPCHTDTDLLHELTNTISQSCWPKQQSENAENNDESVEEYAEYAVESDNVTNETNKKMETNEEMKANEEVKTNEEVKTNEEVKTDEEVKTDEEVKTDEEVKTDEGVKTDEGVKTDEGVKKNEGVKTNEEVETNEEVETNEDVEMTKESETKDETDISKGPTINESGVNTSVNEIPLNKLTNIDDFVDMENDLDEWGEEDNSKKEVEEKDLSEVK; encoded by the exons ATGGTCAACATAGTAATTGCTGGACTGCCTAAAAAT GTAAAAGTACCTAAATTCATATCATTTCTGGAAAAAGCAATATTTGAGGATGGCGTTAAAGcaagattaataaatacaacacTTATTGGATCTTTAAAGTCTATAACATTGAATATGAGATCGAACGATGCACGCAAAGCTCGCAGATATTTAGATGGCTTAGCATATCCATACGCTGGGAAAGAGTATCATCTTGAATGTTGGAGTGAAGATGTTAAAACCTATGCAAATCCGAGAGACAGAGCGCAAGGTGACAACAACAAAGCATTACCATCCAATGGAACGTACTCCCATAGCCCTGAACATGCAAAAAGTTCTTATGGGATTAAGGAAGAATTGGAAAGGATTGAT CTCAGAATCGATTTACTTAAGAAACAGAGGCTATTGATGGCAGAGGAAAATAAACTGCTTCTTGAGAAAAAGAAATTAGAAATTTTGCAg AATATTGGCCCAAAGGATTTTGAACGTTTGGCTAATTATGAAAAAGCCTGTTGCCGTAACGATCCGGCCGAAATCACTCAACTTATGGTGCATTCAATACCAAAAACAAGGAAAAAGAATACGAACAAGCTACCGAATTTTAATACACCCTGCAAGGTAATTTTGTCTGAGATGAAAGATGTGCTTAGTGAATATGTCAACGAGGAGAACCATGACATGTTGATGTCGCTAATATATTCAGCAATCAGGAAGCGAATAGTGATCGTCCTAGGAGGCAAAACATTCATGCCAGCAGCGGATATTGTACATTTGTATAGAATATGGTATCCATGCCACACGGATACAGATCTGCTCCATGAATTGACAAACACGATTAGCCAGAGCTGTTGGCCTAAACAACAATCTGAGAATGCAGAAAACAATGATGAAAGCGTTGAAGAATATGCAG AGTATGCTGTTGAATCAGATAATGTgacaaatgaaacaaataaaaagatgGAAACAAATGAAGAGATGAAAGCAAATGAAGAGGTGAAAACAAATGAAGAGGTGAAAACAAATGAAGAG GTGAAAACAGATGAAGAGGTGAAAACAGATGAAGAGGTGAAAACAGATGAAGAGGTGAAAACAGATGAAGGGGTGAAAACAGATGAAGGGGTGAAAACAGATGAAGGGGTGAAAAAAAATGAAGGGGTAAAAACAAATGAAGAGGTAGAAACAAATGAAGAGGTGGAAACAAATGAAGACGTAGAAATGACTAAAGAGTCCGAAACAAAGGATGAGACAGATATAAGCAAAGGGCCGACAATAAATGAAAGTGGAGTAAACACTTCGGTCAATGAAAttccattaaataaattgacaaatattGATGATTTTGTTGATATGGAAAATGATTTGGACGAATGGGGGGAGGAAGATAATTCGAAG aagGAAGTGGAAGAAAAAGATTTAtcagaagtaaaataa
- the LOC126778486 gene encoding uncharacterized protein LOC126778486 isoform X16, with protein sequence MVNIVIAGLPKNVKVPKFISFLEKAIFEDGVKARLINTTLIGSLKSITLNMRSNDARKARRYLDGLAYPYAGKEYHLECWSEDVKTYANPRDRAQGDNNKALPSNGTYSHSPEHAKSSYGIKEELERIDLRIDLLKKQRLLMAEENKLLLEKKKLEILQNIGPKDFERLANYEKACCRNDPAEITQLMVHSIPKTRKKNTNKLPNFNTPCKVILSEMKDVLSEYVNEENHDMLMSLIYSAIRKRIVIVLGGKTFMPAADIVHLYRIWYPCHTDTDLLHELTNTISQSCWPKQQSENAENNDESVEEYAEYAVESDNVTNETNKKMETNEEMKANEEVKTNEEVKTNEEVKTNEEVKTNEEVKTNEEVETNEDVEMTKESETKDETDISKGPTINESGVNTSVNEIPLNKLTNIDDFVDMENDLDEWGEEDNSKKEVEEKDLSEVK encoded by the exons ATGGTCAACATAGTAATTGCTGGACTGCCTAAAAAT GTAAAAGTACCTAAATTCATATCATTTCTGGAAAAAGCAATATTTGAGGATGGCGTTAAAGcaagattaataaatacaacacTTATTGGATCTTTAAAGTCTATAACATTGAATATGAGATCGAACGATGCACGCAAAGCTCGCAGATATTTAGATGGCTTAGCATATCCATACGCTGGGAAAGAGTATCATCTTGAATGTTGGAGTGAAGATGTTAAAACCTATGCAAATCCGAGAGACAGAGCGCAAGGTGACAACAACAAAGCATTACCATCCAATGGAACGTACTCCCATAGCCCTGAACATGCAAAAAGTTCTTATGGGATTAAGGAAGAATTGGAAAGGATTGAT CTCAGAATCGATTTACTTAAGAAACAGAGGCTATTGATGGCAGAGGAAAATAAACTGCTTCTTGAGAAAAAGAAATTAGAAATTTTGCAg AATATTGGCCCAAAGGATTTTGAACGTTTGGCTAATTATGAAAAAGCCTGTTGCCGTAACGATCCGGCCGAAATCACTCAACTTATGGTGCATTCAATACCAAAAACAAGGAAAAAGAATACGAACAAGCTACCGAATTTTAATACACCCTGCAAGGTAATTTTGTCTGAGATGAAAGATGTGCTTAGTGAATATGTCAACGAGGAGAACCATGACATGTTGATGTCGCTAATATATTCAGCAATCAGGAAGCGAATAGTGATCGTCCTAGGAGGCAAAACATTCATGCCAGCAGCGGATATTGTACATTTGTATAGAATATGGTATCCATGCCACACGGATACAGATCTGCTCCATGAATTGACAAACACGATTAGCCAGAGCTGTTGGCCTAAACAACAATCTGAGAATGCAGAAAACAATGATGAAAGCGTTGAAGAATATGCAG AGTATGCTGTTGAATCAGATAATGTgacaaatgaaacaaataaaaagatgGAAACAAATGAAGAGATGAAAGCAAATGAAGAGGTGAAAACAAATGAAGAGGTGAAAACAAATGAAGAGGTGAAAACAAATGAAGAGGTGAAAACAAATGAAGAGGTGAAAACAAATGAAGAG GTGGAAACAAATGAAGACGTAGAAATGACTAAAGAGTCCGAAACAAAGGATGAGACAGATATAAGCAAAGGGCCGACAATAAATGAAAGTGGAGTAAACACTTCGGTCAATGAAAttccattaaataaattgacaaatattGATGATTTTGTTGATATGGAAAATGATTTGGACGAATGGGGGGAGGAAGATAATTCGAAG aagGAAGTGGAAGAAAAAGATTTAtcagaagtaaaataa
- the LOC126778486 gene encoding uncharacterized protein LOC126778486 isoform X6, with product MVNIVIAGLPKNVKVPKFISFLEKAIFEDGVKARLINTTLIGSLKSITLNMRSNDARKARRYLDGLAYPYAGKEYHLECWSEDVKTYANPRDRAQGDNNKALPSNGTYSHSPEHAKSSYGIKEELERIDLRIDLLKKQRLLMAEENKLLLEKKKLEILQNIGPKDFERLANYEKACCRNDPAEITQLMVHSIPKTRKKNTNKLPNFNTPCKVILSEMKDVLSEYVNEENHDMLMSLIYSAIRKRIVIVLGGKTFMPAADIVHLYRIWYPCHTDTDLLHELTNTISQSCWPKQQSENAENNDESVEEYAEYAVESDNVTNETNKKMETNEEMKANEEVKTNEEVKTNEEVKTNEEVKTDEEVKTDEEVKTDEEVKTDEGVKTDEGVKTDEGVKKNEGVKTNEEVETNEEVETNEDVEMTKESETKDETDISKGPTINESGVNTSVNEIPLNKLTNIDDFVDMENDLDEWGEEDNSKKEVEEKDLSEVK from the exons ATGGTCAACATAGTAATTGCTGGACTGCCTAAAAAT GTAAAAGTACCTAAATTCATATCATTTCTGGAAAAAGCAATATTTGAGGATGGCGTTAAAGcaagattaataaatacaacacTTATTGGATCTTTAAAGTCTATAACATTGAATATGAGATCGAACGATGCACGCAAAGCTCGCAGATATTTAGATGGCTTAGCATATCCATACGCTGGGAAAGAGTATCATCTTGAATGTTGGAGTGAAGATGTTAAAACCTATGCAAATCCGAGAGACAGAGCGCAAGGTGACAACAACAAAGCATTACCATCCAATGGAACGTACTCCCATAGCCCTGAACATGCAAAAAGTTCTTATGGGATTAAGGAAGAATTGGAAAGGATTGAT CTCAGAATCGATTTACTTAAGAAACAGAGGCTATTGATGGCAGAGGAAAATAAACTGCTTCTTGAGAAAAAGAAATTAGAAATTTTGCAg AATATTGGCCCAAAGGATTTTGAACGTTTGGCTAATTATGAAAAAGCCTGTTGCCGTAACGATCCGGCCGAAATCACTCAACTTATGGTGCATTCAATACCAAAAACAAGGAAAAAGAATACGAACAAGCTACCGAATTTTAATACACCCTGCAAGGTAATTTTGTCTGAGATGAAAGATGTGCTTAGTGAATATGTCAACGAGGAGAACCATGACATGTTGATGTCGCTAATATATTCAGCAATCAGGAAGCGAATAGTGATCGTCCTAGGAGGCAAAACATTCATGCCAGCAGCGGATATTGTACATTTGTATAGAATATGGTATCCATGCCACACGGATACAGATCTGCTCCATGAATTGACAAACACGATTAGCCAGAGCTGTTGGCCTAAACAACAATCTGAGAATGCAGAAAACAATGATGAAAGCGTTGAAGAATATGCAG AGTATGCTGTTGAATCAGATAATGTgacaaatgaaacaaataaaaagatgGAAACAAATGAAGAGATGAAAGCAAATGAAGAGGTGAAAACAAATGAAGAGGTGAAAACAAATGAAGAGGTGAAAACAAATGAAGAG GTGAAAACAGATGAAGAGGTGAAAACAGATGAAGAGGTGAAAACAGATGAAGAGGTGAAAACAGATGAAGGGGTGAAAACAGATGAAGGGGTGAAAACAGATGAAGGGGTGAAAAAAAATGAAGGGGTAAAAACAAATGAAGAGGTAGAAACAAATGAAGAGGTGGAAACAAATGAAGACGTAGAAATGACTAAAGAGTCCGAAACAAAGGATGAGACAGATATAAGCAAAGGGCCGACAATAAATGAAAGTGGAGTAAACACTTCGGTCAATGAAAttccattaaataaattgacaaatattGATGATTTTGTTGATATGGAAAATGATTTGGACGAATGGGGGGAGGAAGATAATTCGAAG aagGAAGTGGAAGAAAAAGATTTAtcagaagtaaaataa
- the LOC126778486 gene encoding uncharacterized protein LOC126778486 isoform X15 — MVNIVIAGLPKNVKVPKFISFLEKAIFEDGVKARLINTTLIGSLKSITLNMRSNDARKARRYLDGLAYPYAGKEYHLECWSEDVKTYANPRDRAQGDNNKALPSNGTYSHSPEHAKSSYGIKEELERIDLRIDLLKKQRLLMAEENKLLLEKKKLEILQNIGPKDFERLANYEKACCRNDPAEITQLMVHSIPKTRKKNTNKLPNFNTPCKVILSEMKDVLSEYVNEENHDMLMSLIYSAIRKRIVIVLGGKTFMPAADIVHLYRIWYPCHTDTDLLHELTNTISQSCWPKQQSENAENNDESVEEYAEYAVESDNVTNETNKKMETNEEMKANEEVKTNEEVKTNEEVKTNEEVKTNEEVKTNEEVETNEEVETNEDVEMTKESETKDETDISKGPTINESGVNTSVNEIPLNKLTNIDDFVDMENDLDEWGEEDNSKKEVEEKDLSEVK; from the exons ATGGTCAACATAGTAATTGCTGGACTGCCTAAAAAT GTAAAAGTACCTAAATTCATATCATTTCTGGAAAAAGCAATATTTGAGGATGGCGTTAAAGcaagattaataaatacaacacTTATTGGATCTTTAAAGTCTATAACATTGAATATGAGATCGAACGATGCACGCAAAGCTCGCAGATATTTAGATGGCTTAGCATATCCATACGCTGGGAAAGAGTATCATCTTGAATGTTGGAGTGAAGATGTTAAAACCTATGCAAATCCGAGAGACAGAGCGCAAGGTGACAACAACAAAGCATTACCATCCAATGGAACGTACTCCCATAGCCCTGAACATGCAAAAAGTTCTTATGGGATTAAGGAAGAATTGGAAAGGATTGAT CTCAGAATCGATTTACTTAAGAAACAGAGGCTATTGATGGCAGAGGAAAATAAACTGCTTCTTGAGAAAAAGAAATTAGAAATTTTGCAg AATATTGGCCCAAAGGATTTTGAACGTTTGGCTAATTATGAAAAAGCCTGTTGCCGTAACGATCCGGCCGAAATCACTCAACTTATGGTGCATTCAATACCAAAAACAAGGAAAAAGAATACGAACAAGCTACCGAATTTTAATACACCCTGCAAGGTAATTTTGTCTGAGATGAAAGATGTGCTTAGTGAATATGTCAACGAGGAGAACCATGACATGTTGATGTCGCTAATATATTCAGCAATCAGGAAGCGAATAGTGATCGTCCTAGGAGGCAAAACATTCATGCCAGCAGCGGATATTGTACATTTGTATAGAATATGGTATCCATGCCACACGGATACAGATCTGCTCCATGAATTGACAAACACGATTAGCCAGAGCTGTTGGCCTAAACAACAATCTGAGAATGCAGAAAACAATGATGAAAGCGTTGAAGAATATGCAG AGTATGCTGTTGAATCAGATAATGTgacaaatgaaacaaataaaaagatgGAAACAAATGAAGAGATGAAAGCAAATGAAGAGGTGAAAACAAATGAAGAGGTGAAAACAAATGAAGAGGTGAAAACAAATGAAGAGGTGAAAACAAATGAAGAGGTGAAAACAAATGAAGAG GTAGAAACAAATGAAGAGGTGGAAACAAATGAAGACGTAGAAATGACTAAAGAGTCCGAAACAAAGGATGAGACAGATATAAGCAAAGGGCCGACAATAAATGAAAGTGGAGTAAACACTTCGGTCAATGAAAttccattaaataaattgacaaatattGATGATTTTGTTGATATGGAAAATGATTTGGACGAATGGGGGGAGGAAGATAATTCGAAG aagGAAGTGGAAGAAAAAGATTTAtcagaagtaaaataa